In bacterium, the genomic window ACGGCGCCCGCGCGGTCGCGCACCGGCACGACGATCTCGCTGCGCGAGCGCGCGTCGCAGGCGACGTGGCCCTGGAAGGCGTGGACGTCGGGCACCAGCACCGTCGCGCCGCCGCGGACCCCGGCCCAGCACACGCCCTCCGGACCGCGCAGCACCGCGCAGGCCACCGGCCCCTGGTAGGGGCCGACCACCAGCGCCCCGT contains:
- a CDS encoding GAF domain-containing protein codes for the protein GALVVGPYQGPVACAVLRGPEGVCWAGVRGGATVLVPDVHAFQGHVACDARSRSEIVVPVRDRAGAVVAVLDVDSERPDAFGEADRAGLERIVALLS